GGCTTCTACCTTGATGTCTTCCAGGGTGGCGCCGTTTTTCAGTTTTTCCCGGAATTCCGCACTCTTTGCGGCCAGGGCGGCGTCATCAAGGGCTTCCAGGGCCTGCTTCGCTTCGTGAATTTTTGCGATGACGGGCCTAAGCTGCTTCACCTTGCGTTCATGGGGCGTACCAAAGATCTTGTGGAGTACGGTATCGACTACGCTCATTTCATTTCCTTATACTGCCGGGGGCCCTTGCCCGCGGACACTGTTAAAAATTACGGCGAAAAGATAGAAAAAGGTAAACAATCCTTTGCCCTAAAATGCTTGAAATTACAAGACAAATGGCTATATTTCTGTCAAATATAGGGAGTTTATATGGATTGGAAAGTGCTCGCCTTGGCCGGGGTCCTTTGTACCCAGGCTTTTACTGCAGAAAAATACGAATGGGGTAATGTCCGTTTTGACGGTGGCGGATTCGTGTCTGCCGTGATATTTCACCCGAAGCAAGAAAACTTGCTTTACGCCCGCACCGACGTGGGTGGCATCTACCGCTTTGATTTTTCGTCGAAGACCTGGATTCCCCTGATGGATTTCATCTCGGAAAACGACAAGGGACTTTACGGTACCGAGGCCTTTGCGTTGGACCCCACGGACCCGAAGCGCATTTACGTGCTGGCCGGAACGGGCTACTTTAGCGATGGACGGACTGCAGTGCTCCGCAGCGAAGATTACGGCTCCACCTGGGACACCAGCTATGTGGAAATGCTGGCTCACGGCAACGGCATGGGCCGCCAGACCGGCGAAAAGCTGGCTGTGGACCCCAATAAGACGAACATTCTCTTTTGTGGGAGCCGCACCAAGGGCCTCTACAAGAGTACCGACTACGGCAAGACATGGACCAGTATTTACCAGGTTGCGCTTTCTTCTGCGACAGGCAACGGTCTTACCGGTGTGAATGGCATCAGCTTTGTGCTGTTCGACGAATCCCAGGGCAAGAATTCCGATGGTTCCACCAAGACGATATACATCGGCATTTCCGCTACCAAGGACAACTTGCAGGTGAGCCATGACGGTGGCGCTACCTGGACAACCATTTCGGGCGGTCCCGAAGATCTGATGCCCCACCGCGCAAAAATCGTGGGTGGCGACATGTATATTACCTATGCAAGTTCAGAAGGCCCCCATAGCGTAAACAAGGGCGCTGTGTACAAGTACAACATCGCAGGCGGTACCTGGACCAACATTACCCCCTTCCAGGACGAAAGCACTACGGCCCGTATGGGCGACGGAAGCCAGAGCGCAAGCCACGGCTTTGGTGGCATTGCCATTGACCCGAGTGATCCCAAGCACATTGTGGTGACTACCCTCTGTTATTATGGAGGAAGACACCTTTACAAGGATGGAAAGGACAACTATGGCGACCGCATTTATGTTTCAAAAGATGGCGGTTCCACTTGGACTCACGGCCAGGGTTACAATGACGGTGTCAACGTAGATGCAAACGGAACGGCGTGGATTTCGGGCAACGCCATCCATTGGGCGGGTTCTGTGGAAATTAACCCCTTCAACAACAAGGAAGCCTGGGTCACCAGCGGAAACGGCGTTTTCCAGACGGATGACATCACCGCGAAAGTCCCCCTGTGGAAATTCCAGAGCAGGGGCATCGAAGAGACCGTGCCTCTTGATATCGTGAGCGTTCCGGGAGGCCCGCTGGTAACGGCCATCGGCGACTATGACGGCGCCGCCTATACCGACATCAACAAGAGCACTCCGCGCCACTCGCCCACCATCGGCACAACCAACAGCTTGGGGTACGCGCCTTTGGCAAAGGCCTTTGTGCGGACGGGCCAGGTGACGGATTACTCCACCGGGACGGGGATTACCTCTATGGTCATGTACCGTAGCGACGACAATGCGTCCACCTGGAAAAAACTGGAAACGACCTTGATGGGAGCCCAGGGAACCCTTGCCATGTCTGCCGACGGCAAGGTGATTCTCCACCGTCCAGATAACAGCAGCGACGTGTATCGCACCACGGATAACGGCAAGACCTGGAGCAAGGTGACGGGAATGGACGGCCAAAGTCAATACGCCCGCATTACTCCGGATCCGGTAAACCCCGACGTGTTCTACCTGGTGGATCAGCAGGCCAACTTGAAGGTATCTACCGATGGCGGCGCCACGTTTGCGACTTCGGGAGCCCGCCTGCAGAACGATGCCGCAGGCGAATACTACAACGGCGGCGGCCTCATCCGCACGGTGCCGGGTAGGGAGGGCCACCTGTGGGTTCCCATGGATCAGGCGCAGGTCTGGCTGCCCAAGGGATTCTCCGAAAACGGCCTTGCCTACACCGAAGATGGCGGCAAGACCTGGAACCGCTGCGCGGGTGCAAGCACCGCCATCGCTGTGGGTATTGGCAAGGCCAAGGAAGGTGCTAGTTACGAGACCGTCTTTATCTGGGGTGCAGCCAAGTCCGGTGACCCGATTGGAATCTACCGCAGTACCGACAAGTGCAAGACTTTTGAGCGCGTGAACGATGACATGCACCAGTTCGGCGGCCCGGGCAACGGGAAC
The sequence above is drawn from the Fibrobacter sp. genome and encodes:
- a CDS encoding T9SS type A sorting domain-containing protein; the protein is MDWKVLALAGVLCTQAFTAEKYEWGNVRFDGGGFVSAVIFHPKQENLLYARTDVGGIYRFDFSSKTWIPLMDFISENDKGLYGTEAFALDPTDPKRIYVLAGTGYFSDGRTAVLRSEDYGSTWDTSYVEMLAHGNGMGRQTGEKLAVDPNKTNILFCGSRTKGLYKSTDYGKTWTSIYQVALSSATGNGLTGVNGISFVLFDESQGKNSDGSTKTIYIGISATKDNLQVSHDGGATWTTISGGPEDLMPHRAKIVGGDMYITYASSEGPHSVNKGAVYKYNIAGGTWTNITPFQDESTTARMGDGSQSASHGFGGIAIDPSDPKHIVVTTLCYYGGRHLYKDGKDNYGDRIYVSKDGGSTWTHGQGYNDGVNVDANGTAWISGNAIHWAGSVEINPFNNKEAWVTSGNGVFQTDDITAKVPLWKFQSRGIEETVPLDIVSVPGGPLVTAIGDYDGAAYTDINKSTPRHSPTIGTTNSLGYAPLAKAFVRTGQVTDYSTGTGITSMVMYRSDDNASTWKKLETTLMGAQGTLAMSADGKVILHRPDNSSDVYRTTDNGKTWSKVTGMDGQSQYARITPDPVNPDVFYLVDQQANLKVSTDGGATFATSGARLQNDAAGEYYNGGGLIRTVPGREGHLWVPMDQAQVWLPKGFSENGLAYTEDGGKTWNRCAGASTAIAVGIGKAKEGASYETVFIWGAAKSGDPIGIYRSTDKCKTFERVNDDMHQFGGPGNGNFVQGDMNNFGVVYMSTVGRGLIVGAPEGTKFITGMKRVNVTAAARMFIENRTLHVSAPGMSRLSLFSLNGRLLLSKDMGSNASVSLNKLPAGKYIVRLENEKGTAILNRTLILK